In one window of Palaemon carinicauda isolate YSFRI2023 chromosome 2, ASM3689809v2, whole genome shotgun sequence DNA:
- the LOC137618158 gene encoding piggyBac transposable element-derived protein 3-like, giving the protein MVAYNGTRAGNFCKYVVKKPDKWGYKLFCHSSVDGFVHDILMYLGETTFANHHTLPSEEQIAMSVTSKFVVVLVNTIKHTSHSAVYAEHYFTSIELAKYLRLQYGCRYVVHPPLKSVKEINKKSTQRGTLGYVSSDGILVARWKDNSVVTILSTDVGFESMGTVELYDRALKKKVPIPCPSVIQMYNDHMGSIDKSDMLTNLYKTPFKTKRYYMRLFDFLLNLIICNAWILYKRDCLALHANPKLLKDLRLDISNWLRSFKTSTFKITGNSLGTRDFSLPKRANRQFCKV; this is encoded by the coding sequence atggtcgCCTATAATGGCACAAGGGCTGGTAACTTTTGCAAGTATGTAGTCAAGAAacctgacaagtggggctacaagttgttctgccactccagcgtggatggatttgtgcacGATATTCTTATGTACCTAGGGGAGACAACCTTTGCAAACCACCATACTCTACCATCTGAAGAGCAGATAGCCATGTCTGTGACTTCAAAGTTTGTTGTTGTATTAGTTAACACCATCAAGCACACCAGTCACTCAGCAGTGTATGCAGAACACTACTTTACCAGTATAGAgttggccaagtacctgagattgcagtatggatgccggtatgttgttcatcctcccctgaagtctgtgaaggagataaACAAGAAATCAACACAAAGGGGAACATTGGgctacgtctcttctgatggcatccttgttgcaagatggaaggacaacagcgttgtgacaatcttgtccactgatgtcggttTCGAGTCCATGGGTACGGTGGAGCTGTACGACAGGGCACTcaagaagaaggttcccattccttgcCCATCTGTCATCCAGATGTACAACGACCACATGGGTAGCAttgacaaaagtgacatgttgacaaacctctacaagacccccttcaaaACAAAGAGGTATTACATGAGGCTTTTTGATTTCCTCCTTAATTTGATAATCTGCAACGCTTGGATTTTGTAtaagagggattgcttggctttgcatgCTAACCCGAAGCTCCTCAAGGACTTGCGtctggatatctccaattggctcAGAAGCTTCAAGACATCAACCTTCAAAATCACCGGGAATTCTCTGGGCACCAGAGATTTTTCTTTGCCAAAAAGGGCCAACAGGCAGTTTTGCAAAGTGTAG